The following coding sequences are from one Phenylobacterium glaciei window:
- a CDS encoding O-antigen ligase family protein, whose protein sequence is MTMTTDASPVRPGRSSNDLVGVYMAVWPFFIALPGIFLPDYSNVVLAGTIGVTLAALILQRMAEPAGLDKGASQPFLLASTWVLLFLVGASIMRAPEIMFSPLAKFAMVGSIGMFFAVASLSFQNADDGLRIRRFHAFLICFPILVIASLALFFATGGYSKQGVVNSVTSNGLLALVGLHVARTNAIPGITGAQSIATIAGIGVIGLAHLITTTAGRRRWWLALLMVPSVIALPMSDSRGATSGVVLGLAVYFFTNLRWAHLIARIAVISSALSAIVLYFVFNSLNSTNFGALLIRSNDVGGKLGVGTGRNYIWRAVFHELSQPKSEHFFGYGYYGDLKTHLSSEYAWVFQGTKHSTSYHNTFLQYTLESGYFSAVLFFSILWGAVELIAKSRNIPSRDARVALSLIVFYMIGSLTEVFGSVWHFESFLFLVGLLAFAGTSSIPNLRTVRLAPVAPRPRTRAIG, encoded by the coding sequence ATGACCATGACCACTGACGCTTCGCCCGTTCGCCCAGGCCGCAGTTCCAATGATTTGGTGGGCGTCTACATGGCCGTCTGGCCATTTTTTATCGCCTTGCCAGGAATATTCTTGCCGGATTACTCCAACGTAGTCCTGGCAGGCACGATTGGTGTGACCTTGGCAGCACTTATACTTCAGCGAATGGCCGAACCGGCAGGTCTCGACAAGGGGGCATCTCAACCCTTTCTGCTCGCAAGCACCTGGGTTTTGCTATTCTTGGTCGGCGCATCGATCATGCGCGCGCCGGAGATCATGTTCTCGCCACTGGCAAAGTTTGCGATGGTGGGATCCATTGGCATGTTCTTCGCCGTCGCAAGTCTATCCTTCCAGAACGCAGACGACGGATTGAGAATTAGAAGATTTCATGCCTTCCTAATTTGTTTTCCGATCCTAGTCATTGCCAGCTTGGCTCTATTTTTTGCCACCGGCGGGTACAGCAAGCAGGGCGTCGTCAATAGCGTAACGTCCAACGGACTATTGGCTCTTGTCGGCCTCCATGTCGCAAGAACCAATGCAATTCCCGGAATTACCGGCGCTCAATCGATCGCGACGATCGCTGGAATCGGAGTTATTGGCCTTGCGCACCTGATCACGACGACGGCGGGGCGCAGGAGATGGTGGCTTGCCCTCCTTATGGTCCCCAGCGTCATTGCACTTCCGATGTCGGACAGCCGGGGGGCCACAAGCGGGGTCGTGTTGGGCTTGGCGGTTTACTTCTTCACCAACCTAAGGTGGGCGCATTTGATCGCGAGAATCGCCGTCATTTCGTCCGCGCTCTCCGCCATCGTGCTCTATTTCGTCTTCAACTCTCTGAATTCTACAAATTTTGGCGCGCTCCTCATAAGGAGCAACGATGTGGGCGGCAAGCTCGGAGTCGGAACGGGGAGAAATTATATCTGGAGGGCCGTATTCCATGAACTTTCGCAACCCAAGTCCGAGCATTTCTTCGGATATGGGTACTATGGTGACTTAAAAACTCACTTATCTTCTGAATACGCTTGGGTATTCCAAGGAACAAAGCACTCCACCAGCTATCACAATACGTTTCTCCAATATACGCTGGAGAGCGGATATTTTAGCGCTGTGCTATTTTTCTCTATATTGTGGGGCGCCGTCGAGTTGATCGCTAAATCCCGAAACATCCCCTCGCGAGATGCTCGCGTGGCCTTGTCGCTAATTGTATTCTACATGATTGGAAGTTTGACAGAAGTGTTCGGATCCGTCTGGCACTTTGAGAGCTTCCTATTTCTTGTTGGACTGCTGGCCTTTGCTGGCACATCGTCCATTCCAAATCTCCGCACGGTTCGACTGGCACCCGTCGCCCCCCGCCCTCGGACACGAGCAATAGGCTAA
- a CDS encoding cytidylyltransferase domain-containing protein — protein sequence MSSKRIVALLPMKANSERVRGKNFRSFAGKPLFRWILDTLLSVDEIDQVVINTDARAILAENGLVDSDRVLIRDRKPEICGDFVSMNLVLADDVANVPADLYCMTHTTNPLLSADTIRRAIATYGEDVASGTHDSLFTVQKVQTRFYRGDVSAVNHDPKNLIRTQDLEPWYEENSNLYLFSAQSFAATNARIGASPNLLVMPRSEALDIDDQESWDMAEAMAMYRKKASV from the coding sequence ATGTCGTCCAAACGGATCGTCGCCCTGCTGCCGATGAAGGCCAACAGCGAGCGGGTGCGGGGCAAGAATTTCCGCAGCTTCGCGGGCAAGCCGCTGTTCCGCTGGATCCTCGACACCCTGTTGTCGGTGGACGAGATCGACCAGGTAGTGATCAACACCGACGCCCGCGCGATCCTGGCCGAGAACGGCCTGGTCGACAGCGACCGGGTGCTGATCCGCGATCGCAAGCCGGAGATCTGCGGCGACTTCGTCAGCATGAACCTGGTGCTGGCCGACGACGTGGCCAATGTGCCCGCCGACCTCTACTGCATGACCCACACCACCAACCCACTGTTGTCGGCCGACACCATCCGGCGCGCCATCGCCACCTATGGCGAAGATGTCGCGTCGGGGACGCACGACTCGCTGTTCACGGTGCAGAAGGTGCAAACTCGGTTCTATCGCGGCGACGTCAGCGCGGTGAACCATGACCCGAAGAACCTGATCCGCACCCAGGATCTCGAGCCCTGGTACGAGGAGAACTCGAACCTCTACCTGTTCTCGGCCCAGAGCTTCGCCGCGACCAACGCCCGCATTGGCGCCTCGCCCAACCTGCTGGTCATGCCGCGCAGCGAGGCGCTGGATATCGACGACCAGGAGAGCTGGGACATGGCCGAGGCCATGGCCATGTACCGCAAGAAGGCCTCCGTCTGA
- a CDS encoding glycosyltransferase family 2 protein: MNVSVVIRTLNEAKHLPALLEGIRGQVYEGGEIETVIVDSGSTDGTLEIARSFGVNLVHIAKEDFSFGRSLNVGCQAAAGEALVFVSGHCVPASDRWIADLVKPLGQEGVVYTYGGQWGDESSRFSERQIFAKYFPGTSSVPQEGFYCNNANSALLTRVWAEHPYDEQLTGLEDMHLAKQLVERGHRLAYVAEAPVYHLHSESWPQVRRRFEREAIALQHIMPEVHIGWTDFTRYLFSAILLDFGAALQQKSFRKYAVEIALYRTMQFWGSFRGNHIHRTVSRRRKEAYFYPR; this comes from the coding sequence ATGAACGTCAGCGTCGTCATCCGCACCCTGAACGAGGCCAAGCATCTTCCGGCCCTGCTCGAGGGCATTCGCGGTCAGGTCTACGAGGGCGGCGAGATCGAGACGGTGATCGTCGATTCCGGCTCGACCGACGGCACCCTGGAGATCGCCCGGTCGTTCGGGGTCAATCTGGTCCACATCGCCAAGGAGGACTTCTCCTTCGGCCGGTCGCTGAACGTCGGGTGCCAGGCGGCGGCGGGCGAGGCCCTGGTGTTCGTCAGCGGCCACTGCGTGCCGGCCAGCGACCGCTGGATCGCCGATCTGGTCAAGCCGCTGGGCCAGGAGGGCGTGGTCTACACCTATGGCGGCCAGTGGGGTGATGAGAGCAGCCGCTTCAGCGAGCGGCAGATCTTCGCCAAGTACTTCCCCGGGACCAGCAGCGTTCCGCAGGAGGGGTTCTATTGCAACAACGCCAATTCCGCCCTGCTGACCCGTGTCTGGGCCGAGCATCCCTATGACGAGCAACTGACCGGGCTGGAGGACATGCACCTTGCCAAACAGCTGGTCGAGCGCGGCCACAGGCTGGCCTATGTCGCCGAGGCGCCGGTCTATCATCTGCACAGCGAGAGCTGGCCGCAGGTGCGCCGCCGGTTCGAACGCGAGGCCATCGCCCTGCAGCACATCATGCCGGAAGTACACATCGGCTGGACCGACTTCACGCGCTATCTGTTCAGCGCGATCCTGCTCGACTTCGGCGCCGCGCTGCAGCAAAAGTCCTTCCGGAAGTACGCTGTCGAGATCGCACTCTACAGGACCATGCAGTTCTGGGGCTCGTTCCGCGGCAACCACATCCACCGGACCGTCTCGCGACGGCGCAAGGAAGCCTATTTCTATCCGCGCTGA
- the fcl gene encoding GDP-L-fucose synthase translates to MPSNPFSLAGKQVWVAGHRGMVGSALVRRLAGEGCQIITAGRDTLDLKRQDQVERWMAQTRPDAIFLAAAKVGGILANDQFPADFLYDNLMIEANIIEAAHRNGVAKLLFLGSSCIYPKFAEQPIREESLLTGALEPTNEWYAIAKIAGIKLSQAYRRQHGDDFISGMPTNLYGPEDNFDLNSSHVLPALIRKAHEAKLRGDKELVIWGTGTPRREFLHVDDCADALVHLMQTYSDDEHVNIGSGEDVTILELAQTVCEVVGFMGELVRDLSKPDGTPRKLMSADKLRAQGWSPRIGLRDGITATYDWFLNHSEKASLST, encoded by the coding sequence ATGCCGAGTAACCCCTTCTCCCTGGCCGGCAAGCAGGTCTGGGTCGCCGGCCACCGCGGCATGGTGGGGTCGGCGCTGGTGCGCCGTCTCGCCGGCGAAGGCTGTCAGATCATCACGGCGGGCCGCGACACGCTGGACCTAAAACGCCAGGATCAGGTGGAGCGCTGGATGGCGCAGACCCGGCCCGACGCGATCTTCCTGGCGGCCGCCAAGGTGGGCGGCATTCTGGCCAATGACCAGTTTCCGGCGGACTTTCTCTACGACAATCTGATGATTGAGGCCAACATCATAGAGGCGGCGCACCGCAACGGCGTGGCCAAGCTGCTGTTCCTCGGGTCCAGCTGCATCTATCCGAAATTCGCCGAACAGCCGATCCGGGAAGAGTCGCTGCTGACCGGCGCGCTGGAGCCCACCAACGAGTGGTACGCCATCGCCAAGATCGCCGGCATCAAGCTCAGCCAAGCCTATCGCCGCCAGCACGGCGACGACTTCATCTCCGGCATGCCAACCAACCTCTACGGGCCGGAAGACAATTTCGACCTCAATTCCAGCCACGTCCTGCCCGCCCTGATCCGCAAGGCCCATGAGGCCAAACTGCGGGGCGACAAGGAACTGGTGATCTGGGGCACCGGCACACCGCGCCGCGAGTTCCTGCACGTGGACGACTGCGCCGACGCCCTGGTGCATCTGATGCAGACCTACTCCGACGACGAGCATGTTAATATCGGCTCGGGCGAGGACGTCACCATTCTTGAGCTGGCGCAGACGGTCTGCGAGGTCGTGGGATTCATGGGAGAGCTGGTGCGTGACCTGTCCAAGCCGGACGGTACGCCCCGCAAGCTGATGAGCGCGGACAAACTGCGCGCCCAGGGCTGGTCACCGCGGATTGGTCTGCGTGACGGGATCACGGCGACCTATGACTGGTTCCTGAACCACTCCGAAAAGGCAAGCCTGTCCACCTGA
- a CDS encoding NAD(P)-dependent oxidoreductase encodes MRVLVTCPPMLRQIERFRPQFDALGWEVTAPDVVQVLTVEELVDLVPQHDGWIIGDDPATAEVFQAGAAGRLKAAVKWGIGVDNVDFAAARALGLPIINTPNMFGGEVADLALSYLLALARETFAIDRGIREGQWPKPAGISLGGRTLGLIGLGDIGRNLAKRALACDMRVIAWDPGFTTPPDGLEAVEVAAWPARIEEADFLAFTCALTPTNRHMLNAETLAAAKDGVRVVNVARGPLIDEPALIAALQSDKVYAAGLDVFEVEPLPMKSPLRSHPRCILGSHNGSNTLDAVVRASLRAIDLMDGFLKG; translated from the coding sequence ATGCGCGTCCTCGTCACCTGCCCGCCGATGCTGCGCCAGATCGAGCGCTTCCGTCCGCAATTCGACGCCCTGGGCTGGGAGGTCACCGCCCCCGACGTGGTCCAGGTCCTGACCGTCGAGGAACTGGTGGACCTCGTGCCCCAGCATGACGGCTGGATCATCGGCGACGACCCGGCCACGGCCGAGGTTTTCCAGGCCGGGGCGGCCGGTCGACTGAAGGCCGCCGTCAAGTGGGGCATCGGCGTCGACAATGTCGATTTCGCCGCCGCACGCGCGCTCGGCCTGCCCATCATCAACACCCCCAACATGTTCGGCGGCGAGGTCGCGGACCTGGCCCTCTCCTATCTGCTGGCCCTGGCGCGGGAGACCTTCGCCATCGACCGGGGCATCCGTGAGGGCCAGTGGCCCAAGCCAGCGGGCATCTCGCTCGGCGGCCGGACGCTGGGCCTGATCGGCCTGGGTGACATCGGCCGCAACCTGGCAAAGCGGGCGCTGGCCTGCGACATGCGGGTGATCGCCTGGGATCCCGGCTTCACCACCCCGCCCGACGGCCTGGAGGCCGTCGAAGTCGCCGCCTGGCCGGCGCGGATCGAGGAGGCCGACTTCCTAGCCTTCACCTGCGCGCTGACGCCGACCAACCGCCACATGCTGAACGCCGAGACCCTGGCCGCGGCCAAGGACGGGGTGCGGGTGGTCAACGTGGCCCGCGGCCCGCTGATCGACGAGCCGGCCCTGATCGCCGCCCTGCAATCGGACAAGGTCTATGCGGCCGGGCTGGATGTGTTCGAGGTCGAGCCCCTGCCGATGAAGTCGCCGCTGCGCAGCCACCCGCGCTGCATCCTCGGCTCCCACAATGGCTCGAACACCCTGGACGCCGTGGTGCGGGCGAGCCTCCGGGCCATCGACCTGATGGACGGGTTCCTGAAGGGCTGA
- a CDS encoding WcaI family glycosyltransferase: MIAPLTQRILIYGINYAPEIAGVGKYSGEIGEFLVARGHEVCVVSTPPHYPGWRALGGYSNKVWSREIVDGATVYRCPLYLHPDMKGIRRILAPLTFALSSGPVAITQILRRRPDVVLVVEPTFFAAPAALIAAKLVGAKTVLHVQDLEIDAAFAVGHIGKGGFAAKLAKAFEETTLRFFDQVITISSRMAEKIAEKGVSPSRIDVIRNWVDVERIRPEIGASPYRAELALADDIKVALYSGNIGAKQGLRLIIEAAEQLADRPDILFVIAGDGPMRGAVAAAADRLPNIRLLPFQPEARFSDFLNLADIHLLPQEREAADLLLPSKLGGMLASGKPILVTADPGTELSDFLGASCELTPPGDSARVAEALRRMADAAPDAGARAERLARAQTLSKRTVIYAFETALLSPRLGPTQPSPKS, from the coding sequence GTGATCGCCCCCCTGACCCAGCGCATTCTGATCTACGGGATCAACTACGCGCCTGAGATCGCTGGCGTCGGCAAGTACAGCGGAGAGATCGGGGAATTCCTGGTCGCTCGGGGTCACGAGGTCTGCGTAGTCAGCACCCCCCCCCACTATCCCGGATGGCGCGCATTGGGGGGCTACTCCAACAAGGTCTGGAGCCGCGAGATCGTCGACGGGGCCACGGTCTATCGCTGCCCCCTGTATCTTCATCCCGACATGAAGGGCATCCGGCGCATCCTGGCCCCCCTCACCTTCGCCTTGAGTTCCGGCCCTGTGGCCATCACCCAGATCCTGCGTCGACGCCCGGACGTGGTGCTGGTCGTGGAGCCCACGTTCTTCGCGGCGCCGGCCGCGCTCATCGCCGCCAAGCTGGTCGGCGCCAAGACCGTCCTGCATGTCCAGGATCTGGAGATCGACGCAGCCTTCGCGGTGGGTCACATCGGGAAGGGTGGGTTCGCCGCCAAGCTGGCCAAGGCGTTCGAAGAGACGACGCTGCGGTTCTTCGACCAGGTCATCACCATTTCCAGTCGCATGGCCGAGAAAATCGCCGAGAAGGGCGTCTCGCCGTCGCGAATTGATGTGATCCGCAACTGGGTGGACGTTGAGCGTATCCGACCCGAGATCGGAGCTTCTCCCTATCGCGCCGAACTCGCGCTGGCGGACGACATCAAAGTCGCGCTCTATTCCGGGAACATTGGCGCCAAGCAGGGCCTGAGGTTGATCATCGAGGCTGCGGAGCAACTGGCCGATCGGCCCGACATTCTCTTCGTGATCGCGGGCGATGGTCCGATGCGCGGCGCCGTGGCCGCGGCGGCCGACCGCCTGCCCAATATCCGGCTGTTGCCCTTCCAACCGGAAGCGCGCTTCTCGGACTTCCTGAACTTGGCCGACATTCACCTGCTGCCCCAGGAACGCGAGGCCGCCGACCTGCTGCTACCGTCCAAGCTCGGCGGCATGCTGGCCTCCGGCAAGCCGATCCTGGTCACCGCCGACCCCGGCACCGAACTCTCCGACTTCCTGGGGGCCTCCTGCGAACTGACCCCTCCCGGAGACTCGGCCCGGGTGGCCGAGGCCCTGCGGCGCATGGCCGACGCCGCGCCGGACGCTGGCGCGCGGGCGGAGAGACTGGCGCGCGCCCAGACCCTGTCGAAGCGGACCGTCATCTACGCCTTCGAGACCGCGCTGCTGTCACCCCGCCTGGGGCCGACCCAACCCTCGCCCAAATCCTGA